One region of Roseovarius faecimaris genomic DNA includes:
- a CDS encoding alpha-E domain-containing protein has translation MLGKTANGLFWMFRSLERAENTARLIETGQRIALTRMDLGENEWRSVLQTAGSLDQFTATRDELSKEAVIDWLLRDRENPSSVLSSIETARQNARLVRTALTHEVWEATNAAYMSAREMLARKVGERDLPGVLGAMRQSAALVRGMTHGTMLRNDIYDFARLGTFIERADNTARILDVKYYVLLPSASAVGSSLDNVQWESILRSVSARGGFRMEYGAGAGTREIAQFLILDRRMPRSLAFCVRKLIDNLGYLDRDQPHPSTAQVKAQQIERMYLSHDIDAVFEYGLHEHIQKVLTLLADLSVQIETDFRFYE, from the coding sequence ATGCTGGGCAAAACGGCAAACGGACTGTTCTGGATGTTCCGCTCACTGGAGCGCGCGGAAAACACGGCGCGGCTGATTGAAACGGGGCAAAGGATTGCGCTGACGCGCATGGATCTGGGCGAAAATGAGTGGCGTTCCGTGCTGCAAACGGCCGGCAGTCTTGATCAGTTCACCGCCACCCGCGATGAGCTGAGCAAGGAGGCTGTGATCGACTGGTTATTGCGCGATCGTGAGAACCCATCGTCGGTCTTGTCCTCTATCGAAACGGCACGGCAAAACGCCCGACTTGTGAGAACAGCCCTGACACACGAGGTTTGGGAGGCGACGAATGCCGCCTATATGAGCGCGCGCGAGATGCTGGCGCGCAAGGTCGGTGAACGGGATCTGCCCGGTGTACTGGGGGCGATGCGTCAGAGCGCGGCGCTTGTTCGGGGAATGACCCACGGCACGATGCTTCGGAATGACATTTATGACTTCGCGCGCCTCGGGACGTTTATCGAGCGCGCGGACAACACTGCGCGTATCCTCGACGTGAAATACTATGTGCTCTTGCCGTCGGCCAGTGCGGTCGGATCATCCCTGGATAATGTGCAGTGGGAATCCATTCTGCGTTCTGTTTCAGCACGCGGCGGCTTTCGTATGGAATATGGCGCGGGTGCAGGTACGCGCGAGATCGCCCAATTTCTCATCCTTGACAGGCGGATGCCGCGCTCGCTTGCGTTCTGTGTGCGCAAGCTAATCGACAACCTTGGCTATCTTGACCGAGACCAGCCCCATCCCAGTACCGCACAGGTCAAGGCCCAGCAGATTGAACGGATGTATCTGAGCCACGACATCGACGCGGTCTTTGAGTATGGACTTCATGAGCACATCCAGAAGGTTTTGACCCTTCTGGCTGATCTTTCGGTTCAAATCGAAACGGATTTTCGGTTCTATGAGTAG
- a CDS encoding circularly permuted type 2 ATP-grasp protein, with protein sequence MGNSAIFDEMWGCDEQLRQPYEEFHRWFDGEDPKRLRSKQREAEELFRLTGITFNVYGRAEAEERLIPFDIIPRIISEREWARVTRGIEQRVRAINAFLYDIYHKQEIIKAGRIPREMISRNAAFEPKMIGVKPPGGVYTHIVGIDLVRTGPDEFFVLEDNARTPSGVSYMLENRETMLRMFPELFSQNRVKSVQSYPTDLRRSLAACAPDTTNAQPVVAVLTPGIYNSAYFEHAFLADQMGVELVEGHDLRVVDGRVAMRTTRGYKSIDVLYRRVDDDFIDPLNFNPESQLGVPGLMDVYRAGGITLANAPGTGIADDKAIYSYMPEIVEFYTGEPPLLRNVPTWRCSEPDQLAYVLDNLEDLVVKEVHGSGGYGMLIGPTASKKEIAAFRRKLKARPGNYIAQPTLSLSTVPIFARQGLTPRHVDLRPFVLVSPQEIKISAGGLTRVALKKGSLVVNSSQGGGTKDTWVVED encoded by the coding sequence ATGGGGAATTCGGCTATCTTCGACGAGATGTGGGGCTGCGATGAACAGTTGAGGCAGCCATATGAAGAGTTTCACCGGTGGTTCGACGGTGAAGACCCTAAACGCTTGAGGTCAAAACAGCGCGAAGCGGAAGAGCTTTTCCGACTGACCGGGATCACGTTCAACGTTTATGGACGTGCCGAGGCCGAAGAGCGCCTGATCCCCTTCGACATTATCCCGCGCATTATCTCCGAACGCGAGTGGGCGCGTGTGACCAGAGGTATCGAGCAGCGTGTTCGCGCGATCAATGCCTTCCTCTATGACATTTACCACAAGCAGGAGATTATCAAAGCAGGGCGCATCCCCCGAGAAATGATCAGCCGAAACGCGGCGTTCGAGCCCAAGATGATTGGCGTGAAACCTCCCGGCGGCGTGTATACCCATATCGTCGGGATCGACCTTGTCCGCACTGGGCCTGATGAATTTTTCGTTCTTGAGGACAACGCCCGGACGCCAAGCGGCGTCAGCTACATGCTTGAAAACCGCGAGACGATGTTGCGGATGTTTCCGGAGTTGTTTTCCCAGAACCGCGTCAAGAGTGTGCAAAGCTATCCAACGGATCTTCGGCGGTCCCTGGCGGCCTGTGCTCCGGACACCACCAACGCCCAACCGGTCGTGGCGGTGCTCACCCCTGGGATTTACAACTCGGCTTACTTTGAACATGCCTTTCTGGCTGATCAGATGGGTGTCGAACTGGTTGAGGGGCATGACCTCAGGGTGGTGGATGGTAGGGTGGCGATGCGTACAACGCGCGGATACAAATCGATCGATGTGCTCTACAGACGTGTCGACGACGATTTTATCGATCCATTGAATTTCAACCCGGAGAGCCAGCTCGGCGTGCCGGGGCTTATGGATGTCTATCGCGCGGGCGGCATTACCCTGGCGAATGCCCCCGGCACCGGGATTGCCGATGACAAGGCGATTTACAGCTATATGCCCGAGATCGTCGAATTCTACACCGGTGAACCCCCGCTTCTTCGGAATGTGCCCACCTGGCGTTGTTCAGAACCTGATCAACTGGCCTATGTGCTTGATAACCTTGAGGATCTGGTTGTCAAAGAAGTTCACGGGTCAGGGGGATATGGAATGCTGATCGGTCCCACCGCCTCAAAGAAAGAGATCGCGGCCTTCAGGCGAAAACTGAAGGCCCGCCCAGGTAACTACATTGCTCAGCCCACGCTCAGCCTTTCGACCGTACCCATCTTTGCCCGTCAGGGCCTGACCCCGAGACATGTCGATTTGCGTCCCTTCGTTCTGGTCAGTCCGCAGGAGATCAAGATCAGCGCGGGTGGACTGACACGGGTTGCACTCAAGAAGGGCTCTCTGGTGGTGAACTCCAGCCAAGGCGGCGGCACCAAGGACACTTGGGTGGTGGAGGACTGA
- a CDS encoding histone deacetylase family protein, translating into MKAFFDDRQGKHDPRHFMANGALLPNPETPERIARLKAGAQAAGCNFGRPEDAGLCPIAAVHSAEYLSFLQNIYTRWCRIDGAGEEVIPNIHPANRTDSYPKSAIGQAGYHQADTACPIAEHTWEAAYWSAQSAIAGVDALLAGESAAYALSRPPGHHAFTDMAGGFCFLNNSGIAAERLRAAGHRPAILDVDVHHGNGTQGMFYTRDDVLTVSIHADPARFYPFFWGHAQERGKDAGLGCNLNLPLVRGTGDDAYLATLDTALNRISAFGATALVVALGLDAHEEDPFQGLAITTAGFARIAKAIAAMGLPTLYVQEGGYLSDALATNLTSFLTGALGET; encoded by the coding sequence GCAAGCACGATCCCAGGCATTTCATGGCCAACGGTGCCCTGCTGCCGAACCCGGAAACACCGGAACGCATCGCGCGGCTGAAGGCCGGAGCGCAGGCGGCTGGATGCAATTTCGGGAGGCCGGAGGATGCGGGCCTTTGCCCGATCGCGGCGGTGCATAGCGCCGAGTATCTCAGCTTTCTGCAAAACATCTACACCCGCTGGTGCCGAATAGACGGAGCAGGCGAAGAGGTGATCCCCAATATCCATCCGGCCAACCGCACCGACAGCTATCCGAAATCCGCGATCGGTCAGGCGGGTTATCATCAGGCCGACACCGCTTGTCCGATCGCTGAACACACCTGGGAGGCGGCCTACTGGTCGGCGCAATCGGCGATTGCCGGGGTTGATGCCTTACTGGCAGGCGAGAGCGCGGCCTATGCCTTGTCCCGCCCGCCGGGGCACCACGCGTTCACCGACATGGCCGGTGGCTTTTGCTTTCTGAACAATTCCGGCATCGCCGCCGAACGGCTGCGCGCGGCCGGGCATCGCCCCGCAATTCTGGACGTGGATGTGCATCACGGCAACGGGACACAAGGCATGTTCTACACCCGCGACGATGTGCTGACCGTATCCATTCATGCCGACCCGGCGCGTTTCTATCCCTTTTTCTGGGGTCATGCGCAGGAGCGTGGCAAAGATGCCGGGCTGGGCTGCAATCTCAACCTGCCTTTGGTGCGCGGCACCGGAGATGACGCCTATCTGGCGACGCTTGATACCGCATTGAACCGGATTAGCGCCTTCGGAGCGACCGCCTTGGTCGTGGCACTTGGGCTCGACGCGCATGAAGAGGACCCGTTTCAGGGTCTCGCTATCACGACAGCGGGGTTTGCCCGGATCGCCAAAGCCATTGCCGCCATGGGCCTGCCCACGCTCTATGTGCAGGAGGGCGGGTATCTTTCGGATGCTCTGGCCACCAACCTCACCAGCTTCCTGACCGGGGCGCTGGGAGAGACATGA